A window of Kangiella sp. TOML190 genomic DNA:
AGTCATAATTTATATTGGGACTCATACTTCTATTTCAATAGATATGTTAATGACATATGTTTAGCTACAGAGCCTATAAATGATAGAGCTACAAGCTAGGCAGCATTAATTGTCGCTCTTGAGGTTTTATTCTTATTTGACAACAAGGTGTTTTCATTCAAAACTAGAAGTTCATTCTGGATCGGATGGAGATATTGTTGCTTGATACAGAAAAGTTAAAAAGTCTTTTAAGTAAGCCCATTATAAATATCTCAGAGCAAGCCAGTATTAGTTTATGGCAATTGCTTTTAGCTGTAAGTTTGTTGGTTTTTTCTTTAGCGATTTGTAAATTTGTCGCTAAATTTATCATTGGCCGCATTCTGTCTCGGACTAATATGGCTGAGCATAATATTGTGATTGTTCAGCGAATTATTTTTATTATTTTACTGATCGTCCTCGTTGTTACTACTCTATCCATATTGCACGTGCCCTTAACCGCTTTTGCATTCTTATCAGGTGCTTTAGCGATTGGGCTTGGCTTTGGTGCTAAAAATATTCTGGATAATTTTATCAGTGGTTGGATTTTATTGTCTGAGCGTCCTTTGCGGCTTGGAGACTTTGTTGAGCTGGATGAAACCAATCGAGGTAGGGTAATAAGAATTGGTAATCGCTCTACGGTTATCAGAAAAACTGATGGCTCGCATTTAATTATCCCGAATAGTGATTTATTACAAACTCGGCTCATCAATTGGACTTATACCGATGACAATGTCAGGTACACTTTTACGGTTGGCGTAGCTTACGGCTCTGATGTGAAGTTTGTGTTAAAAATTCTGGATAATGTGCTCGAAAAGCACTCTTTGGTATTAAAAAACCCAAAAGCCTCGGTAGTGTTTAGCGATTTTGCTGACAGTGCTTTGGTGTTTGAGATTTGGTTTTGGGCTGCGGTTAAAGCGGAAAGGGAATTAAAAGTAATTGCCAGTGATTTACGTTTTATGATCGAGCGGCGTTTTCGCGAAGCGGATATAGTGATTTCATTTCCGCAAAGAGATATTCATTTGCATACTGACAAGCCGTTACCACTGCACTTAGCCAATGATGAGGATAATCAAGCGGATGAAACCTCTAAGGATAAAAAATTATCAGCTGAAGAACCCAGAAAAGAGCGTAGAAAGGAATCTAGCCGTGAGTCTAGCGATGGCGACCCCCAAAAAGAGCAAAAAGATAAAGAGGACGAACCCCTAGCGGAGCTGGCCAAAGCTGAGGCCAGCCTAGAAAGCCGAGACAAGTCCTAATGGGTGTTTTGTATGCTACTCCATGTTTTCTTCTTTATCCGCGTACTTTTTGCCGTATATTTTGGTTAAAGGATTGGCGCTGATACCGTGCAAAACAATGCTTAAGGCAACCGTGGTTACCACCACTCCGATAATATCTTCTACGTGGGTAAACTCGCGATCTTTGAGCACCAAGAGTAAGAATAAGATGGACGCCAAGCCGCGCGGACCAAACCAGCCGAAAAATAAAGCGGTAGGGAGTTTGAAGCCCTTACCTAACACAGCTAGGTAAACTGGCAACATTCGAATCACGGTCAAAGACAGCACCGCATACACTAACCATTTCCAGTTGAAATTATGTAACGCTTCGGGCACTGAGTAATATCCAAAAATAAAGAAAATGCCCATGGTCAGCAGGGTGCCTTCGGTTTCGGAAAACTCTCTTAGGAAGCGGAAATTGCTATCTAAACTGTTGCCAAATACATAACCGGCGACAAATGCGGCGATAAAACCATTACCGCCGAGCAGCTCACTTAAGGCAAAGGCGGCTAGTGCGGTTGCTAGCGAGATAATGCCAGTAAAGCCTTCTTCTATCCATTGCTTTTTTTGCGCCAAGTTGATCGATTTTGCCGATAAACGCCCAATAATGATCGCCACCAGCGGTGCTATGCTCAGTTGTTTGATAATGAACTCAATCCAATTCACTTCATGCTCGCTGCCGCCAATCGCTGCCATGGATGCAAATAGCAGTACGAATGGCAGGGCAATACCATCGTTTAAGCCACTTTCCACGCTTAAGGTTTGCTTGATCTTTTGTGGAAGTAAATTGCTGGTGACGATAGCATGGCCTAAAGCCGCATCCGTTGGCGTTAACACCGCAACAAAAACCGCAACCTCTAAAATGGGTAATTCAGGGAAGAGTTGAGCGCCCAACAGGACCCCCAAAATAATACTCAAAGGCATGCCGATTAATAACAGTCTAAAGGGTAAACTTACGTATTTCTTAAGTTGTTTCTCAGGAATATTAGCGGCATCACTGAACAGCACTAAAATTAAGGTAATTTCTGCAAAGACATGGATAAATTCTTCATCAATCTCAGCGTAACCTTGGCTCGGAGCAAGGAACATCAGCAAGCCCATGGCGGCGAAAAACATGGGGCCGCTTATTAAGCTTTTTTCAAACTTTGCTGAAAATAAGGAGTAAAAAATAAATAAGAAGGCGATTATTAAGAGCGCTGTGAGATCCATAAACATTACTCCTTAGCTAAGACAATTAGATTCTTACAGCTTTATATTTCTACCAAATGCCATTAATGTCAACCTCTGCTCTCTTGATTGCATTGATTATAGCCCTGTTTTAAGCAGACTCTTGCTAGCCAAATAGCATGTTTATTGGTGTATTCTTGCGGTGAATGCTAGCCGCTACTTAAAAACTCACTCGAAAACTGGCATACTTAAAGCACTCTATGGAATTTAAGTAAAATCAAATAGATATGCTAACTCCAAAGCTGGATAAAAAGGCCTTTGAATTTGTGAGAGATGAGCAGTCCGATGCTTTGACTCGGTTAAATCGAGGGATTGAAAAGGAAAGTTTACGGGTCACTACTAAAGGTTACTTGTCTACTAGAGCGCACCCTGAGTCTTGGGGCGCGGCTTTAACCAACAATTACCTTACTACCGACTATTCCGAGGCTTTGCCTGAGCTTATCACGCCAGTTTCGACTGATCCTCAAGCGCCGCGTCGCTGGCTTAAGGATATTCATCAGTTTATGTATCAAGATATGGCGGATGAAGTGCTTTGGGCGGGGTCCATGCCTTGTATCATGACGCGCGAGGAAGATGTGCCTTTGGCGGATTACGGCAATT
This region includes:
- a CDS encoding cation:proton antiporter; its protein translation is MFMDLTALLIIAFLFIFYSLFSAKFEKSLISGPMFFAAMGLLMFLAPSQGYAEIDEEFIHVFAEITLILVLFSDAANIPEKQLKKYVSLPFRLLLIGMPLSIILGVLLGAQLFPELPILEVAVFVAVLTPTDAALGHAIVTSNLLPQKIKQTLSVESGLNDGIALPFVLLFASMAAIGGSEHEVNWIEFIIKQLSIAPLVAIIIGRLSAKSINLAQKKQWIEEGFTGIISLATALAAFALSELLGGNGFIAAFVAGYVFGNSLDSNFRFLREFSETEGTLLTMGIFFIFGYYSVPEALHNFNWKWLVYAVLSLTVIRMLPVYLAVLGKGFKLPTALFFGWFGPRGLASILFLLLVLKDREFTHVEDIIGVVVTTVALSIVLHGISANPLTKIYGKKYADKEENME
- a CDS encoding mechanosensitive ion channel family protein, whose protein sequence is MLDTEKLKSLLSKPIINISEQASISLWQLLLAVSLLVFSLAICKFVAKFIIGRILSRTNMAEHNIVIVQRIIFIILLIVLVVTTLSILHVPLTAFAFLSGALAIGLGFGAKNILDNFISGWILLSERPLRLGDFVELDETNRGRVIRIGNRSTVIRKTDGSHLIIPNSDLLQTRLINWTYTDDNVRYTFTVGVAYGSDVKFVLKILDNVLEKHSLVLKNPKASVVFSDFADSALVFEIWFWAAVKAERELKVIASDLRFMIERRFREADIVISFPQRDIHLHTDKPLPLHLANDEDNQADETSKDKKLSAEEPRKERRKESSRESSDGDPQKEQKDKEDEPLAELAKAEASLESRDKS